A window of the Harmonia axyridis chromosome 5, icHarAxyr1.1, whole genome shotgun sequence genome harbors these coding sequences:
- the LOC123680719 gene encoding uncharacterized protein LOC123680719, with translation MSTKQLIDLCKKYDKEFSTGIKKIVWDKISKEMSTMFGWQFTSQQCDTKWKGLKNTYKTVRRHNEQSGNAHKYWKHYDAMNDILFSKPEINAVATCSSANGLVIRPISREDNFSNDSINEDKDTIEAPQIYSYSFMRKCKCIDNAMERRHKDKMARQDRFLDLFERLTKAIEKGSGQSESSGI, from the exons ATGAGCACAAAACAGCTTATTGATTTATGCAAGAAATATGACAAAGAATTTTCgacaggaataaaaaaaattgtttgggaCAAAATCTCAAAAGAAATGTCTACAATGTTTGGCTGGCAATTTACCTCACAACAATGTGATACAAAATGGAAGGGTCTTAAAAACACCTACAAAACAGTTAGAAGACATAACGAGCAATCAGGTAATGCCCATAAGTACTGGAAACATTATGATGCAATGAATGATATTCTCTTCAGTAAACCAGAGATAAATGCAGTTGCCACCTGCTCCAGTGCTAATGGGCTCGTTATAAGACCCATAAGTAGAGAAGACAATTTTAGTA atgattcCATAAATGAGGACAAAGATACCATTGAAGCTCCTCAGATATATTCGTACTCATTTATGAGGAAATGCAAATGCATAGATAATGCAATGGAACGGAGACACAAGGACAAAATGGCAAGGCAGGATAGATTCTTAGACCTGTTTGAACGTTTGACAAAGGCAATCGAAAAAGGCAGCGGACAAAGTGAAAGTTCTGGTAtctaa